In the genome of Pontibacter actiniarum, the window GGGGGAGATTACCACCGGCCATGTGTTTGAGTTGATGCCCTTCGAAAATGAGTTGCTGGTGCTGACGCTGAAAGGGGAGACGGTACAGCAGCTGTTCGATTATGCTGCTGAAAGGAAGAACGCCCCCATCGGCAATGCCACTTACACAGTAGCGCTCGGCAAGGCAAAAGACATTAAAATAGCCGGCAAGCCTTTTGACCCGCGCCAAACCTATACCTTGGTAACATCAAACTACCTGGCCGGCGGTGGCGATGACCTGAGCATGCTGAAGGACGCCGTAAAAACCGAAACGGTGGGCCTGCTGCTGCGCGACGCCATTCTGCAGGAGATAAAGCAACGCACTGCCGCCGGAAAGCCCGTGGCAGCCGATACAACGAAACGAGTGACCGTCCTCCCTTAAGCAAAGCAACATGAGAAGAAGAGACTTTCTAAAAACAACAGCACTTGGGGCGGCTGGC includes:
- a CDS encoding 5'-nucleotidase C-terminal domain-containing protein — its product is MNNHLTKGLGALLLVLSLASCQRTLVSSPALGTTDVPVDQSITADPQLEAQIAPYRAQVTSKMTEVVGTAPVALSKGDYESPLGNFVVDLQLAQSEPLYGKPIDLSLTTNGGLRVPLPEGEITTGHVFELMPFENELLVLTLKGETVQQLFDYAAERKNAPIGNATYTVALGKAKDIKIAGKPFDPRQTYTLVTSNYLAGGGDDLSMLKDAVKTETVGLLLRDAILQEIKQRTAAGKPVAADTTKRVTVLP